The proteins below come from a single Alkalinema sp. FACHB-956 genomic window:
- a CDS encoding TatA/E family twin arginine-targeting protein translocase — protein sequence MNVFGIGLPEMVLIFVLALLVFGPKKLPEIGKTLGKTLRGFQDASKEFENEFKKASEQVEQAVNAPMKATLEDKPSLSPASDVTDATVIETSADAATSPDASNPQETADASKSA from the coding sequence ATGAACGTATTTGGTATTGGCTTACCGGAAATGGTGCTGATTTTTGTGTTAGCACTGCTCGTCTTTGGCCCAAAAAAATTGCCGGAAATCGGCAAAACCTTGGGCAAAACCCTGCGAGGGTTTCAGGATGCGTCTAAGGAATTTGAGAACGAATTTAAAAAAGCATCTGAGCAAGTGGAGCAAGCCGTAAACGCTCCCATGAAGGCAACCTTAGAAGATAAGCCCAGCCTCTCGCCCGCCAGTGACGTTACAGATGCCACAGTCATTGAGACGAGTGCAGATGCAGCGACCAGTCCGGATGCCTCCAATCCGCAAGAAACTGCTGATGCTTCCAAGTCGGCTTAA
- the pth gene encoding aminoacyl-tRNA hydrolase, whose protein sequence is MSDAAKAPPSPIIPQLIVGLGNPGAKYENTRHNIGFTVLDELARSWQISLAEQKKFQGWFGEGTIACRKVRLLKPSTYMNNSGQAIRAVVDWYKLDPEAVLVVYDDMDLPVGKLRMRLSGSAGGQNGMKSAIAHLGTQKFPRLRVGIGSKSQDAVSHVLGSFAPGEKVIMQEVVRLSSDAIAASLREGVEKAMNLYNNRVIEASVA, encoded by the coding sequence ATGTCCGATGCAGCTAAGGCTCCCCCATCCCCCATCATCCCTCAATTGATCGTGGGGTTGGGGAATCCTGGAGCCAAGTATGAAAATACTCGTCACAATATTGGGTTCACCGTTCTGGATGAACTGGCTCGATCGTGGCAGATTTCCCTAGCAGAACAAAAGAAATTTCAAGGCTGGTTTGGCGAAGGCACGATCGCATGCCGGAAGGTGCGGTTGCTCAAGCCTTCCACCTATATGAACAACTCAGGACAGGCCATTCGAGCCGTCGTGGACTGGTACAAGCTGGATCCAGAGGCTGTCTTGGTGGTCTACGATGACATGGATTTGCCTGTGGGTAAGTTGCGGATGCGACTGTCTGGTTCCGCCGGGGGACAAAATGGCATGAAATCTGCGATCGCCCATCTCGGCACACAAAAATTTCCCCGCCTCCGAGTGGGCATTGGCAGCAAGAGTCAAGACGCGGTATCCCATGTGTTGGGCAGTTTTGCGCCTGGGGAAAAAGTGATTATGCAAGAAGTGGTGCGGCTGTCCAGTGATGCGATCGCAGCCAGTCTGCGGGAAGGGGTTGAAAAAGCTATGAACCTCTATAACAATCGAGTAATAGAAGCCAGTGTTGCCTAA
- a CDS encoding DUF3146 family protein, whose protein sequence is MARKRLPQTTAHVRIVRQSWQAGQIEGEVRANQYEWSFAWNFRQGELLIEPSLGRALIREPLGRFLEAKDYQLEPGGDYSFTIRAEL, encoded by the coding sequence ATGGCCCGTAAGCGTCTTCCCCAAACCACCGCCCATGTACGAATTGTTCGCCAATCTTGGCAGGCAGGCCAGATTGAAGGCGAAGTTCGGGCCAATCAGTATGAATGGTCCTTTGCTTGGAACTTTCGCCAGGGAGAATTGCTGATTGAGCCATCCTTGGGACGGGCATTGATTCGGGAACCCCTAGGCCGTTTTCTAGAAGCCAAGGACTATCAACTGGAACCGGGCGGTGACTACTCGTTTACGATTCGGGCGGAGTTGTAG
- a CDS encoding pre-16S rRNA-processing nuclease YqgF, whose translation MDKRCCKLVVRAVTRTASRRTSDGEARGNMYYLGFDPGRDKCGVAIVDDHGHPPVHEVIAVDQALTVVETLCQHYPVRLIVLGDQTGSKAWQKQFQGALPEIPVQRVDERFSSLEARDRYWQLHPPQGLQKLIPQGMRTPPRPIDDLVAIILVERYLKSLESNPPATTPPES comes from the coding sequence ATGGACAAACGGTGCTGCAAACTAGTCGTTAGGGCTGTGACCCGCACGGCCAGCCGCAGAACTAGTGATGGAGAGGCGCGAGGCAATATGTACTACTTAGGGTTTGATCCCGGACGGGATAAATGTGGGGTGGCGATCGTGGATGATCACGGCCATCCTCCAGTGCATGAAGTCATTGCTGTGGATCAAGCCCTTACCGTGGTGGAAACCCTGTGCCAGCATTACCCAGTGCGTTTGATTGTTTTGGGAGATCAAACGGGTTCAAAGGCTTGGCAGAAACAATTTCAAGGAGCTTTGCCCGAAATTCCGGTGCAACGGGTGGATGAACGCTTTAGCAGCCTAGAGGCCCGCGATCGCTATTGGCAACTGCACCCCCCCCAAGGATTACAAAAGCTGATTCCCCAGGGGATGCGAACTCCCCCCCGGCCGATCGATGATCTGGTCGCGATTATCCTGGTGGAGCGCTATTTAAAGTCTCTGGAAAGCAACCCACCGGCTACAACTCCGCCCGAATCGTAA
- a CDS encoding DUF3084 domain-containing protein, with the protein MSSGYILILAVLILGGVIATLGDRIGTRVGKARLSLFNLRPKKTAVVVTILTGILISASTLGILLLANRQFRDMILNFEVIQRRLRRASTDLDQAKAELGKTAEQKENVEAELNKSQVERGKVQAQLDRVKNSLKDAAALQRATEARRAQVEQQRNVVQAQLLSVSQQALALKSEILELEAEQKQLAAQRDEVKAQIAARDQEIEERSKIIQQRDRDIAARDTVITQREERLRALENQQVALAREVEKLEQEAQRLRLGTPAILRNQVLASGVVRITNPQASNQAVDALLREANRVAQGALQPGVDGNGQILRITRSEVDQLARQISDGRDYFVRILAAANYLLGEKTEVTVFADVVRNEVIYRPGDVLATTSLDPSKMTVTEIQDRINKLVAASIFRAKRAGLLSDNVQVSRIQALIQFIDGLRQYDSSIEIRAIAGDVTYTAGPMRLELIAVQNGQTVLQTSR; encoded by the coding sequence ATGTCTAGCGGGTATATCCTGATTTTGGCGGTGTTGATCTTAGGGGGTGTCATTGCCACGCTGGGCGATCGCATTGGAACCCGAGTGGGCAAAGCGCGTCTGAGCTTGTTTAATCTCCGCCCTAAGAAGACGGCTGTCGTTGTCACTATTTTGACCGGGATTTTGATCTCAGCGTCCACGCTGGGCATTTTACTGCTGGCTAATCGGCAATTTCGCGACATGATTCTCAACTTTGAGGTGATTCAGCGGCGATTACGGCGAGCGAGTACCGATTTGGATCAAGCGAAGGCTGAACTGGGTAAGACCGCCGAGCAAAAAGAAAATGTTGAGGCGGAGTTGAATAAGTCCCAAGTGGAGCGGGGCAAGGTGCAGGCGCAGCTCGATCGGGTCAAAAACTCCCTCAAGGATGCCGCTGCCCTGCAACGGGCCACCGAAGCCCGACGGGCGCAGGTCGAACAGCAACGCAATGTCGTGCAGGCACAGTTACTCTCGGTTTCCCAGCAAGCTCTCGCGCTAAAATCCGAAATTCTGGAACTAGAAGCTGAGCAAAAACAGTTAGCCGCCCAGCGGGATGAAGTCAAAGCCCAAATTGCTGCCCGAGATCAAGAAATTGAAGAACGCAGCAAAATCATTCAACAGCGCGATCGGGACATTGCAGCCCGAGATACCGTCATTACCCAACGGGAAGAACGGCTACGGGCTTTGGAAAATCAGCAGGTTGCGCTGGCCCGTGAAGTGGAGAAACTGGAACAGGAAGCTCAGCGTCTGCGATTGGGCACCCCGGCGATTTTGCGGAACCAAGTGCTGGCGTCAGGGGTGGTGCGCATTACCAATCCCCAAGCCTCCAACCAGGCGGTGGATGCACTCCTGCGGGAAGCCAATCGAGTGGCACAGGGCGCACTGCAACCGGGGGTCGATGGCAATGGTCAAATTTTGCGGATTACCCGATCGGAAGTGGATCAGTTAGCTCGCCAGATCAGCGATGGCCGGGACTACTTTGTGCGAATTTTGGCGGCGGCGAATTACCTATTGGGCGAAAAAACAGAGGTAACGGTGTTTGCCGATGTGGTGCGTAATGAAGTGATTTATCGGCCTGGGGATGTCCTGGCCACCACTTCTCTGGATCCGTCCAAGATGACTGTCACAGAGATTCAAGATCGTATTAACAAACTCGTGGCGGCTTCGATTTTCCGGGCGAAGCGAGCTGGATTGCTCTCCGATAATGTGCAGGTCAGTCGGATTCAGGCGCTGATTCAGTTTATTGATGGACTCCGGCAGTACGATAGTTCGATTGAAATTCGCGCGATCGCGGGGGATGTCACCTATACGGCGGGGCCGATGCGTCTAGAATTGATTGCAGTTCAGAATGGACAAACGGTGCTGCAAACTAGTCGTTAG
- the ntcA gene encoding global nitrogen regulator NtcA — protein sequence MVISPDKSLASMFRQMGGNAYPPMVETFERGKTIFFPGDPAERVYFLQKGAVKLSRVYEAGEEITVALLRENSVFGVLSLITGQKADRFYHAVAFTPVELLSVPIEQVEKALKENPDLSMWMLKGLSSRILQTEMMIETLAHRDMGSRLVSFLLILCRDFGVPGQNGITIDLKLSHQAIAEAIGSTRVTVTRLLGDLRQDEMISIHKKKITVHNPVMLSQQFT from the coding sequence ATGGTAATAAGCCCAGACAAGTCGCTCGCATCAATGTTCCGCCAAATGGGTGGAAACGCTTATCCGCCGATGGTGGAAACCTTCGAGCGGGGTAAGACAATCTTCTTTCCGGGTGATCCTGCTGAACGGGTTTATTTTCTCCAGAAAGGGGCTGTTAAGTTATCTCGGGTCTATGAAGCGGGGGAAGAAATCACTGTCGCGCTGTTGCGGGAAAACAGTGTATTTGGAGTCCTATCGCTGATTACGGGACAAAAAGCCGATCGCTTCTACCACGCGGTGGCGTTTACGCCGGTGGAACTGCTTTCGGTACCGATCGAACAGGTAGAAAAGGCCCTGAAGGAAAATCCTGATCTGTCCATGTGGATGCTCAAGGGGCTGTCATCCCGGATTCTGCAAACGGAGATGATGATCGAAACCTTGGCTCACCGGGATATGGGATCTCGGTTGGTGAGTTTTTTGCTGATCCTATGCCGGGACTTTGGGGTGCCGGGACAAAACGGGATCACGATCGATCTCAAGCTCTCCCACCAGGCGATCGCGGAAGCTATTGGATCCACTCGCGTCACAGTGACTCGCTTACTTGGGGATCTGCGGCAGGATGAAATGATTTCTATTCACAAAAAGAAAATCACGGTTCATAATCCCGTCATGCTTAGTCAGCAATTCACCTAG
- the fabI gene encoding enoyl-ACP reductase FabI has protein sequence MLNLSGKNALVTGIANDKSIAWGIAQQLHRAGANIGVTYLPDDSGKFEKKVRDLTEPLNPSLFVPCNVQSDEQVQATFDAVKEAWGRLDILIHCLAFANKEELKGNFSATSREGFKLALDVSAYSLIQMAGAAKPLMTEGGSIVTLTYYGGVKVIPNYNVMGTAKAALEMNVRYLAHELGSQGVRVNAISAGPIRTLASSAVGGIRDMIKHVEEVAPLRRTVTQLEVGNTAAFLSSDLSSGITGQVIYVDSGYEIMGMTDSRVES, from the coding sequence ATGCTGAATCTGAGTGGAAAAAACGCCCTGGTCACAGGAATTGCTAACGATAAGTCGATCGCCTGGGGCATCGCCCAGCAACTCCATAGGGCCGGAGCCAACATTGGGGTCACCTATCTGCCGGATGACAGCGGCAAGTTTGAGAAAAAGGTGCGGGATCTGACCGAGCCGTTGAATCCCAGTTTGTTTGTGCCCTGTAATGTCCAGAGCGATGAGCAAGTTCAAGCTACCTTTGATGCGGTGAAGGAAGCTTGGGGACGGCTAGATATTCTGATTCACTGTCTGGCCTTTGCCAATAAAGAAGAATTGAAAGGCAACTTTAGCGCCACCAGTCGGGAAGGCTTCAAGTTGGCCCTGGATGTCAGTGCTTATTCATTGATTCAGATGGCGGGGGCGGCTAAACCCTTGATGACCGAGGGCGGCAGTATTGTCACCCTGACCTACTACGGTGGTGTGAAGGTCATTCCGAACTACAACGTTATGGGCACGGCCAAGGCAGCCTTGGAAATGAATGTGCGGTATCTGGCCCATGAACTCGGCTCCCAGGGCGTTCGAGTCAATGCCATTTCCGCTGGCCCCATCCGCACCCTGGCCTCCTCTGCGGTGGGTGGGATCCGCGACATGATTAAGCATGTGGAAGAGGTGGCTCCCCTGCGGCGCACCGTCACCCAGTTGGAAGTGGGTAATACGGCGGCATTCCTGAGCAGTGACCTCTCCAGCGGGATTACAGGTCAGGTGATCTATGTGGATTCCGGGTACGAAATCATGGGGATGACCGACAGCCGCGTCGAGTCCTAA
- a CDS encoding Uma2 family endonuclease: protein MTVTLAHWTIADYHHMIQVGLLADRSVELLNGAVVEMSPESPDHAQGCTDTADYLRSKLGDLALIRETKPITLPLQNSEPQPDIAVVLPQRSLYRTQRHPYPEEIFLLIEYANTSWKKDTGIKRQLYAQAGIPDYWVIHLAARQVRIYRDPQGEDYRSMTTLSQGPIRLLAFPDVELAIEPFLTGI from the coding sequence ATGACTGTAACCCTGGCGCACTGGACGATCGCCGACTATCACCACATGATCCAAGTGGGGCTGCTAGCCGATCGATCGGTTGAACTGTTGAACGGAGCCGTTGTTGAGATGTCACCCGAAAGTCCCGATCATGCCCAAGGGTGTACCGATACCGCCGATTATCTTCGATCGAAACTGGGCGATCTTGCCTTAATTCGTGAAACAAAACCCATTACTTTACCGTTACAAAATTCCGAACCCCAGCCGGATATTGCGGTCGTCCTGCCCCAGCGATCGCTCTATCGAACCCAGCGCCATCCCTATCCAGAGGAAATTTTCCTCCTGATTGAATACGCGAATACCAGCTGGAAAAAAGATACTGGCATCAAACGACAACTCTATGCCCAAGCCGGGATTCCCGACTATTGGGTCATTCACCTGGCAGCTCGCCAAGTCAGAATTTATCGAGACCCGCAAGGAGAGGATTATCGGTCAATGACCACCCTCTCCCAAGGCCCCATTCGGCTCTTAGCCTTCCCCGACGTGGAACTGGCGATCGAGCCTTTCCTGACGGGGATTTAA
- the hisB gene encoding imidazoleglycerol-phosphate dehydratase HisB produces MQTTDRPTVPAVFPSDRTATVHRKTGETDVTVTICLDGTGQCNVNTGIPFLDHMLHQISSHGLFDLDIQATGDLHIDDHHTNEDVGITLGMALAKALGDRKGIVRFGHFLAPLDESLVQVALDFSGRPHLAYGLDIPTQRVGTYDTQLVREFFVAIVNHAQMTLHIRQLDGLNSHHIIEATFKAFARAMRMATEVDPRRAHEIPSSKGVL; encoded by the coding sequence ATGCAGACCACCGATCGTCCGACTGTTCCTGCTGTGTTCCCCAGCGATCGCACCGCGACCGTTCACCGCAAAACCGGTGAGACGGATGTGACGGTGACCATTTGCTTGGACGGGACGGGACAATGCAACGTCAACACCGGGATTCCCTTCCTAGACCACATGCTGCACCAAATTTCCTCCCATGGATTGTTTGACCTAGACATTCAGGCCACCGGTGACCTCCACATCGACGACCACCACACCAACGAAGATGTGGGCATTACCCTCGGGATGGCGCTGGCTAAAGCCTTGGGCGATCGCAAGGGCATCGTGCGCTTTGGGCATTTCCTAGCGCCCTTGGATGAATCGCTGGTACAGGTGGCCCTGGACTTTTCGGGACGGCCCCATTTGGCCTATGGCCTCGACATTCCCACCCAGCGCGTGGGCACCTATGACACCCAACTGGTACGGGAGTTTTTTGTCGCGATCGTCAACCATGCCCAGATGACGCTACACATTCGCCAACTGGACGGCTTGAACTCCCACCACATCATTGAAGCGACCTTTAAAGCCTTTGCCCGAGCCATGCGCATGGCCACAGAGGTCGATCCCCGCCGCGCCCACGAAATTCCGAGCTCAAAGGGTGTTCTATAA
- a CDS encoding Gfo/Idh/MocA family oxidoreductase — MTKRPEDCSGFSLQRIQPTPIRIGVIGIGNMGQHHTRVLSLLKDVKLVGVSDVNVELGLETASRYQTRFFEDYHNLLEHVDAVCIAVPTRLHHAVGMAALKAGVHVLIEKPIAATIAEAESLVNAAAENECILQVGHIERFNPVFQELSNVLKTENLLALEAHRMSPYSDRANDVSVVLDLMIHDIDLMLELAASPVVRLTASGSRGSQNSKYLDYVTATLGFANGIVATLTASKVTHRKIRRISAHCQRSLTEADFLNHEIKIHRQAHAYNSSSFGKSFYRQDGIVEQVAIGRTEPLYAELEHFAACVRGGLSPSVGGEQALKALRLASLIEQMAMDGQVWQPSELAGTIETPVMSI, encoded by the coding sequence GTGACAAAGCGACCTGAAGACTGTTCGGGGTTCTCGCTCCAGAGAATTCAACCGACACCGATTCGTATTGGTGTGATTGGCATTGGCAATATGGGCCAGCATCACACTCGAGTCTTGAGCCTGCTGAAGGATGTGAAACTCGTTGGGGTTTCCGATGTGAATGTCGAGTTGGGCTTAGAAACTGCTAGCCGCTATCAGACTCGATTTTTTGAGGACTATCACAACTTATTAGAGCATGTGGATGCGGTCTGCATTGCCGTTCCCACTCGCCTCCATCACGCGGTCGGCATGGCTGCGCTGAAGGCGGGGGTGCATGTGCTGATCGAAAAGCCGATCGCGGCCACGATCGCTGAAGCGGAGTCCTTGGTCAATGCCGCTGCGGAGAATGAATGCATTCTGCAAGTCGGTCACATTGAACGCTTTAATCCCGTCTTTCAAGAGTTAAGTAATGTCTTGAAAACGGAAAATCTCCTGGCGTTGGAAGCCCACCGCATGAGTCCCTACAGCGATCGTGCCAATGATGTGTCGGTCGTGTTGGATTTGATGATCCATGATATCGATCTGATGCTGGAACTGGCGGCTTCTCCCGTGGTGCGTCTGACCGCCAGCGGTAGTCGCGGCAGCCAAAACTCCAAGTACCTCGACTATGTGACTGCAACCTTGGGCTTTGCCAACGGCATTGTGGCAACTTTGACCGCTAGCAAGGTGACCCATCGCAAGATTCGTCGCATTTCTGCCCATTGCCAGCGATCGCTGACGGAAGCCGATTTCCTAAATCACGAAATTAAAATCCACCGCCAAGCCCACGCCTATAATTCTTCCAGCTTTGGCAAGTCGTTCTACCGCCAGGATGGCATTGTAGAGCAGGTGGCGATCGGGCGGACGGAGCCGTTGTACGCAGAACTAGAACATTTTGCGGCCTGTGTGCGGGGTGGCCTATCGCCCTCCGTCGGCGGCGAACAAGCCCTAAAAGCCCTGCGGTTGGCTAGCTTGATTGAACAAATGGCCATGGACGGCCAAGTTTGGCAACCTTCAGAATTGGCGGGAACGATCGAGACTCCAGTCATGTCAATCTAA
- a CDS encoding GNAT family N-acetyltransferase, which translates to MPVALETPRLIVRLACQKDVPQILQYLRDNDAFHHPFTPLPPEGWLTRDFWRGQVARNFKHYQQGQALRLFLFDRQSPGVVIGMANFTQFMGYPFYACNLGYGLAEKKQGQGLMQEALQAAIDHVFCTMNYHRIQASYMPRNQRSGNLLKRLGFVIEGEAKNYLLINGVWEDHILVSLTNPHWQLKDH; encoded by the coding sequence ATGCCCGTTGCGCTAGAAACTCCGCGTTTAATTGTCCGCCTAGCCTGTCAAAAAGATGTCCCGCAAATTCTCCAGTATCTCCGGGATAACGATGCCTTCCATCATCCTTTTACCCCGTTACCCCCAGAAGGCTGGCTGACAAGGGATTTTTGGCGGGGACAAGTGGCTCGCAATTTTAAGCATTATCAACAGGGGCAGGCGCTACGTCTTTTTCTCTTCGATCGACAGTCACCGGGCGTTGTCATTGGCATGGCCAACTTCACCCAATTTATGGGCTATCCGTTTTATGCCTGTAACTTGGGCTATGGGCTCGCGGAGAAGAAGCAAGGACAGGGGCTAATGCAGGAAGCGTTACAAGCCGCGATCGACCATGTGTTTTGCACCATGAATTACCATCGCATTCAGGCTAGTTACATGCCTCGCAATCAGCGCAGTGGCAATTTATTAAAGCGGTTGGGATTTGTGATTGAAGGCGAAGCTAAAAATTACTTATTAATTAACGGTGTTTGGGAAGATCATATTCTGGTGAGTTTAACCAATCCCCATTGGCAACTAAAGGATCATTAG
- a CDS encoding GNAT family N-acetyltransferase yields MDIRLFTPKDAEQIAQLFHDTVRTVNRPDYSLEQVQAWAPENLQFRNWAEVCADRFTYVADDKGVIAGFGELEPNGHIDCFYCHRDYQRCGVGRQLYQAIERKALELSLPRLFVESSITAKLFFEAMGFSTICQQQVSSRGEIFVNYRMEKVLSNVLSDS; encoded by the coding sequence GTGGATATACGATTATTTACACCAAAGGATGCAGAACAAATCGCCCAACTTTTTCATGACACGGTGCGCACCGTGAATCGCCCAGATTACTCACTGGAACAGGTCCAGGCGTGGGCCCCGGAGAATCTACAGTTCAGGAATTGGGCGGAGGTTTGCGCCGATCGCTTTACCTATGTAGCAGATGACAAGGGTGTGATTGCAGGATTTGGGGAATTAGAACCTAACGGTCACATTGATTGCTTTTACTGCCATCGGGATTATCAACGCTGTGGTGTGGGCAGACAACTTTATCAGGCGATCGAGCGTAAAGCTTTAGAGTTATCACTGCCTAGACTGTTTGTAGAATCTAGTATTACAGCAAAATTATTTTTTGAAGCAATGGGTTTTTCTACCATTTGCCAACAGCAAGTGAGTTCCCGAGGTGAAATATTTGTAAACTATAGAATGGAAAAAGTTTTAAGCAATGTACTCTCCGATTCCTAA
- the mnmE gene encoding tRNA uridine-5-carboxymethylaminomethyl(34) synthesis GTPase MnmE: protein MISSPSPIAASPTIVAIATAIVPEQGSVGIIRMSGSEAVAIARQIFHTPGQQVWESHRILYGFVKDPATQTTIDEALLLVMLSPRSYTKEDVVEFHCHGGIIAVQQVLQVCIAQGARLAQPGEFTLRAFLNGRIDLTQAESISDLVGARSPQAAATALAGIQGKLAQPIRNLRTTCLDILAEVEARIDFEDDLPPLDEAQVVASVAQVVADVNRILATADRGELLRTGLKVAIVGRPNVGKSSLLNAWSRSDRAIVTELPGTTRDVVESQLVVGGIPIQVLDTAGIRETEDLVESIGVERSRQAAQSADLVLFTIAADQGWTAGEREIYQQVSDKPLIVIVNKVDLVDPAMTIAEITTQLTLPETRIVTTAAASNQGIEALEQAILQAVQAGETQAANLDLAINQRQAAALTRAKVALEQVEATISQQLPLDFWTIDLRGAIAALGEILGEDVTESVLDRIFSRFCIGK, encoded by the coding sequence ATGATATCTTCTCCCTCCCCTATCGCTGCATCTCCCACGATCGTGGCCATCGCAACGGCGATCGTGCCGGAACAGGGCAGCGTCGGCATTATTCGGATGTCCGGGAGTGAGGCAGTGGCGATCGCGCGGCAGATCTTCCACACACCCGGTCAGCAGGTATGGGAAAGCCATCGCATCCTCTACGGCTTTGTGAAAGATCCAGCAACACAGACAACAATCGATGAAGCATTGCTATTGGTCATGCTGTCTCCGCGATCGTATACCAAGGAAGATGTGGTCGAGTTCCACTGCCATGGGGGCATTATTGCCGTACAGCAGGTGTTACAAGTCTGTATTGCCCAGGGTGCGCGGCTGGCCCAACCGGGAGAGTTTACGCTGCGGGCCTTTTTGAATGGACGGATTGATTTGACGCAGGCGGAAAGCATTTCGGATTTAGTCGGTGCCCGATCGCCCCAGGCAGCGGCAACGGCCCTGGCGGGCATCCAAGGCAAGCTGGCGCAACCGATTCGTAATCTACGCACCACTTGTTTGGATATTCTGGCGGAGGTGGAAGCCAGAATCGATTTTGAAGATGATTTGCCGCCCTTGGATGAAGCACAGGTGGTGGCTAGCGTTGCCCAAGTGGTGGCTGATGTGAATCGCATTCTAGCGACTGCCGATCGGGGGGAACTGCTGCGGACGGGTTTGAAGGTGGCGATCGTGGGTCGGCCCAATGTGGGAAAATCCAGTTTGCTCAACGCTTGGAGTCGCAGCGATCGGGCGATTGTCACCGAACTACCGGGGACGACGCGGGATGTGGTGGAGTCGCAGTTGGTTGTGGGGGGCATTCCCATTCAGGTCTTGGATACGGCGGGCATTCGAGAAACGGAGGATTTAGTCGAAAGCATTGGAGTAGAGAGATCGCGGCAAGCAGCCCAGTCCGCTGATTTGGTCTTATTCACGATCGCGGCGGATCAAGGGTGGACTGCTGGGGAGAGGGAAATTTATCAACAGGTGAGTGATAAACCGTTGATTGTGATCGTCAATAAAGTCGATTTAGTTGACCCAGCAATGACGATTGCGGAAATTACAACACAATTAACGCTACCGGAAACACGAATTGTTACGACAGCAGCGGCTAGCAATCAAGGCATTGAGGCGTTAGAGCAGGCGATTTTGCAAGCAGTGCAGGCAGGAGAAACCCAAGCCGCAAACTTGGATTTAGCGATTAATCAACGGCAGGCAGCGGCGTTAACCCGTGCGAAGGTGGCATTGGAGCAGGTGGAGGCAACGATCTCGCAACAGTTACCACTGGATTTTTGGACGATCGATCTGCGGGGGGCGATCGCGGCGTTGGGAGAGATTTTGGGTGAGGATGTGACGGAATCCGTTCTCGATCGTATTTTTAGTCGGTTCTGTATTGGGAAATAA